In one window of Helianthus annuus cultivar XRQ/B chromosome 17, HanXRQr2.0-SUNRISE, whole genome shotgun sequence DNA:
- the LOC110923163 gene encoding amino acid transporter AVT1I has protein sequence MDTNNVETIESQNQHGSPPTKGTTFIRTCFNGVNTLSGVGILSVPYALSKGGWLSLMLLLLVALLCFYTGLLLRRCMDSDPLIKSYPDIGQVAFGRKGRVIVSTFLYLELFFVAVEFLIMEGDNLHKLFPKEEFVVFGSRIGGKQGFVLLTALVVLPTTWLRSLGVLAYVSAGGVMASLILVVAVLWGGAFDGIGFHERGDLWNWSGLSTAISLFTFCYCGHAVFPTICNSMKDKSQFPKVLLVCFVLSTISYGSMAIFGYLMFGEHLTSQITLNLPTKNISSKIAIYTTLINPISKYALVISPIATAVEETVPFRESKTMSCLIRTCIVTSTVFVALVVPFFGYVMAFIGAFLSITVSVLLPCLCYCKIIIGFKKFGVELMVIFMILLFGTLLAVVGTYTTLTDIIKEVVPK, from the exons ATGGACACCAACAACGTAGAGACAATTGAGAGCCAAAACCAACATGGATCACCACCAACTAAAGGCACCACTTTCATAAGAACTTGCTTCAATGGAGTGAACACTTTATCTG gTGTGGGCATATTATCAGTACCCTATGCACTCTCAAAAGGTGGCTGGTTAAGCCTCATGTTACTATTGTTGGTTGCACTTTTATGTTTCTACACCGGTCTACTTCTTCGTAGATGCATGGATTCAGACCCCCTCATCAAATCCTATCCGGATATTGGGCAAGTGGCGTTTGGTCGAAAAGGGAGGGTGATTGTCTCAACGTTTTTGTACCTCGAGCTTTTCTTTGTGGCGGTCGAGTTTCTAATAATGGAAGGTGACAATCTACACAAGTTGTTTCCAAAAGAAGAGTTTGTTGTTTTTGGAAGCAGAATTGGTGGGAAACAAGGGTTTGTTTTGTTGACTGCTCTTGTTGTGTTGCCTACAACATGGTTAAGGAGTTTGGGTGTTTTGGCATATGTTTCTGCTGGTGGGGTGATGGCATCATTGATTCTAGTGGTGGCTGTATTATGGGGTGGTGCTTTTGATGGAATTGGATTCCATGAAAGGGGAGATCTTTGGAATTGGAGTGGGTTGTCAACTGCTATAAGTTTGTTTACCTTTTGTTATTGTGGTCATGCTGTTTTTCCAACTATATGCAATTCCATGAAAGACAAGTCTCAGTTCCCTAAG GTTCTACTTGTTTGCTTTGTTCTGAGCACAATCAGTTACGGATCGATGGCAATATTCGGTTACCTGATGTTCGGGGAACACCTAACATCACAAATTACATTAAATCTTCCTACAAAAAACATTAGTTCAAAAATAGCAATCTACACGACACTAATCAACCCGATATCCAAATACGCACTAGTCATATCACCGATCGCAACAGCAGTAGAAGAAACAGTCCCCTTTCGAGAAAGCAAGACGATGAGTTGTCTTATTCGAACATGTATCGTGACGAGCACAGTCTTTGTGGCATTGGTGGTCCCATTTTTTGGATACGTGATGGCGTTTATCGGTGCATTTTTAAGCATTACAGTGTCGGTACTGTTACCATGTTTGTGTTACTGCAAGATCATCATAGGATTTAAGAAATTTGGGGTGGAATTGATGGTGATTTTCATGATCTTGTTGTTTGGAACTTTACTTGCAGTTGTAGGTACTTACACTACTTTAACAGACATTATAAAAGAGGTTGTACCAAAATAA